In the genome of Plasmodium gaboni strain SY75 chromosome Unknown, whole genome shotgun sequence, the window AAAAAATGTTTGCAAAACCACCcaatcaaaataatatatccataatatatatcatatatgtatatgtaacataaatataatatatacatatatatatatatatatatatatgtaagTATATGGAttaagtttttttttttttttttttttttttttcatttttatattttttttttaattttcattttgaaattcatatattttttcaatgTTAACGTTTTAcctttatatattgaaaaggaaaaaaaaaaaaaaaaaaagtgaaATACTCAAACGAgaattttaattatttataatattatatatatatatatatatatattttatatattttatatggatattatttttatttattttaataaatatataatactggaaaaataaaaaacttTTATCAATACattgtttattttataggtatatttatattttaagaagtatataattaatatatgatatatgGTCTGagttattttttttcagggcttaatataatatatattatatatatatatatatatatatatatatatatatatatttatattgtttattatatgaataatataaaatatgtatataattattataatattattatcatataattataaaaaacttatagtatatttttttttttgttcttctacaaaattttatatattaaaattataaattaaaaagaaatatttatataataataaatataaaattaagatgatataaatgtaatcatatattttaaaagaaaatattatatataaatatatatatataatatatatcattttaacctttcaaaattataaagatgaataatttatactatttataaaaaaaaagcaaaACTAACAAACCTTTTATCgtttaaataattatatatatatatatatatatatgtgaagtcatgaaataaaaaaaataaatattataaatattataaagtttatatatatttatttatatctatttttttattttttattttgttatgataaagaaaaatgaagaagggagagaaaaaaaaaaaaaaatctttAAATAAAGGAAAGGAAAAAGAACACGATAAAAAGgttatagaaaaaaataataaaattaaggataaagaaaagtataaaaataaagatagagagaaatataaaaataaagatgaGAAAAATCAAGATAAAGGAAGAGGCAACAACAACAAAACtaataacaacaataataacaataacaataataataataataataataatgatatatttaatcCTCAATTAAGTGCTAGGGAACTAAAGAAAATACAATACTATGAAAATATGTTTAAACGTATGGAACAACAAattgaagaaaataataatgattcacatgtaaataataataataataataatgagaagaaaaaaaaattaagtcaattaaaaagaaatagTAAGAAGGAACAAGGAGATTAtgaagaaaagaaaatttgTGAGAATGAATATAACAAGAAAGGAATGCAAGAAATTGATCATAGCAATGTGAATgatagaaatataaatgatagTCATATGGATGATAGCCATATGAAGGATAGCCATATGAATGATAGCCATATAAGTGATAGCCATATGAATGATAACCATATAAGTGATAGCCATATGAATGATAACCATATAAGTGATAGCCATATAAATGATAGTAATTATAAACGTATTAAAAAGGATGAAGActcatataataaaagtattTCATCTAATCATTATGAAAAATCCatagaaaaaatagaaaataatattatgtgtagtgacaaaaatataaatgagAAAATGAGTGAAGAAGATAATAAACATtataatgaagaag includes:
- a CDS encoding hypothetical protein (conserved Plasmodium protein, unknown function), with amino-acid sequence MKKGEKKKKKSLNKGKEKEHDKKVIEKNNKIKDKEKYKNKDREKYKNKDEKNQDKGRGNNNKTNNNNNNNNNNNNNNNNDIFNPQLSARELKKIQYYENMFKRMEQQIEENNNDSHVNNNNNNNEKKKKLSQLKRNSKKEQGDYEEKKICENEYNKKGMQEIDHSNVNDRNINDSHMDDSHMKDSHMNDSHISDSHMNDNHISDSHMNDNHISDSHINDSNYKRIKKDEDSYNKSISSNHYEKSIEKIENNIMCSDKNINEKMSEEDNKHYNEEEK